A part of Melittangium boletus DSM 14713 genomic DNA contains:
- a CDS encoding chemotaxis protein CheB — translation MSDGKQLIRVLVVDDSPTMAEAVSTLLTDDPRIEVVGRANTGSRAVTLARLLRPDVITMDLLMPDLDGPAAIAAIMAEAPARILVVSAVADQRNLEVCFQAMSAGALELIGKPSVASGEELRRWGRQLVESVCLMAEVPVISRRLRVSSPPPPVSGARVDILGLAASTGGPPALSEVLSRLPTDLPVPIVIAQHITEGFTPGMVRWLSQVTQLKVVIGREGERLEPGKVYFPLDGHDLTIEGTGVIRLTRTRGGPCPSCDLLLSSLARTYGSRAGGGVLTGMGEDGARGLLDIRKAGGVTFAQDEATSVVFGMPRVALELKAADRGVPLSAIPDIIRMSCRRGPMPIRPSGPEGVA, via the coding sequence ATGAGCGACGGAAAGCAACTCATTCGAGTCCTGGTGGTGGATGACTCCCCCACCATGGCCGAGGCCGTCAGCACCCTGTTGACGGATGACCCGCGCATCGAGGTGGTGGGCCGCGCCAACACGGGCAGCCGGGCGGTGACGCTCGCGCGCCTGCTGCGCCCGGACGTCATCACCATGGACCTCCTGATGCCGGACCTGGACGGTCCGGCCGCCATCGCGGCCATCATGGCCGAGGCTCCCGCGCGCATCCTCGTGGTGAGCGCCGTGGCGGACCAGCGCAACCTGGAGGTGTGCTTCCAGGCCATGAGCGCCGGCGCCCTGGAGCTCATCGGCAAGCCGTCCGTCGCCAGTGGCGAGGAGCTGCGGCGCTGGGGCCGGCAGCTGGTCGAGTCGGTGTGCTTGATGGCGGAGGTGCCGGTCATCTCCCGGCGCCTGCGGGTCTCCAGCCCGCCACCGCCCGTGTCCGGCGCCCGGGTGGACATCCTGGGCCTGGCCGCCTCCACGGGAGGTCCTCCCGCCCTGTCGGAGGTGCTCTCGCGCCTGCCGACGGACCTGCCCGTGCCCATCGTCATCGCCCAGCACATCACCGAGGGCTTCACCCCCGGCATGGTGCGCTGGCTCTCCCAGGTGACCCAGCTCAAGGTGGTCATCGGCCGGGAGGGCGAGCGGCTGGAGCCCGGCAAGGTCTACTTCCCCTTGGACGGGCATGATCTGACGATCGAGGGCACGGGCGTCATCCGGCTCACGCGTACGCGGGGCGGACCGTGCCCCTCGTGCGACCTGCTGTTGTCCTCGCTGGCTCGCACCTATGGCAGCCGCGCGGGCGGCGGCGTCCTCACCGGCATGGGAGAGGATGGAGCCCGGGGATTGTTGGACATCCGCAAGGCTGGAGGGGTGACGTTCGCCCAGGACGAGGCGACGAGCGTCGTCTTCGGCATGCCGCGGGTGGCCCTCGAACTCAAGGCGGCGGACCGGGGTGTTCCCCTGTCCGCCATTCCCGACATCATCCGCATGAGCTGCCGTCGCGGCCCCATGCCCATCCGCCCCTCGGGTCCCGAGGGTGTCGCTTGA
- a CDS encoding ATP-dependent Clp protease adaptor ClpS yields the protein MAREKSDPDSNVVTETVPQKKLKRPTLYKVLLHNDNYTTRDFVVAVLREVFHKSESDAVQIMLHVHYNGLGVAGVYTYEVAETKVRTVEAAARENGFPLRLSMEPEEG from the coding sequence ATGGCACGAGAGAAGTCCGATCCGGATTCCAACGTCGTCACGGAGACGGTGCCGCAGAAGAAGCTCAAGCGGCCCACGCTCTACAAGGTGCTCCTACACAACGACAACTACACGACGCGAGACTTCGTGGTGGCCGTCCTCAGGGAGGTCTTCCACAAATCGGAGTCGGATGCCGTGCAGATCATGCTGCACGTTCATTACAACGGCCTCGGAGTGGCGGGCGTTTATACGTACGAGGTCGCTGAAACGAAGGTACGCACCGTGGAGGCGGCGGCGCGGGAGAATGGCTTCCCGCTGCGTCTCTCGATGGAACCAGAGGAAGGTTGA
- a CDS encoding NifU family protein has protein sequence MSVNIQLEWTPNPSTLKYVVDRRLVSSGAVSITSMQAAEEKSPLALKLMGIKGVTAVMVGSNFVTVTKGDEGEWDELNDAVMATLDEHLGAGLPVVNEEAIAAARTQAAGAGGSVEARIQEILDAEIRPAVAQDGGDITLDRFEEGIVYLHMKGSCAGCPSSTATLKMGIETRLRELVPEVSEVVSV, from the coding sequence ATGTCGGTGAACATCCAGCTCGAGTGGACGCCCAACCCCAGCACCCTGAAATACGTGGTGGACCGGCGGCTCGTGTCGTCTGGAGCGGTGAGCATCACGAGCATGCAGGCGGCGGAGGAGAAGTCGCCGCTGGCGCTCAAGCTCATGGGCATCAAGGGCGTGACGGCGGTGATGGTGGGCAGCAACTTCGTCACCGTGACCAAGGGGGACGAGGGCGAGTGGGACGAGCTGAATGACGCGGTGATGGCCACGCTGGACGAGCACCTGGGCGCGGGGCTTCCGGTGGTGAACGAGGAGGCGATCGCGGCGGCGCGCACCCAGGCGGCGGGCGCGGGTGGCTCGGTGGAGGCGCGCATCCAGGAGATCCTGGACGCGGAGATCCGCCCGGCGGTGGCGCAGGACGGCGGAGACATCACCCTGGACCGCTTCGAGGAGGGAATCGTCTACCTGCACATGAAGGGCTCGTGCGCGGGCTGCCCCTCATCCACGGCGACCTTGAAGATGGGCATCGAGACGCGGCTGCGCGAGCTCGTGCCCGAGGTCTCCGAGGTGGTGTCCGTCTGA
- the clpA gene encoding ATP-dependent Clp protease ATP-binding subunit ClpA, giving the protein MAGPLIAKALQDSFRTALEEARRMRHEYLTLEHLLLALTKDTRTREVLKSCGAQVKRLQERLESFLEETVERLPEGVDAEPQQTIGVERVLHRAAMHALSAEQKYIDGGDVLVALFREEESHALYLLQQEGITRLDLLNFISHGISKDGESSGEGSAEGAPRGVPAGDDEEGEGGTRKSPLEAYTTNLNEEAKQGRIDPLIGRQKELERTIQVLCRRRKNNPLYVGETGVGKTAIAEGLALHIHEGKVPEVLKGATIFSLDMGALLAGTKFRGQFEERLKGVLKALKEHPDAILFIDEIHTIVGAGATSGGSMDASNLLKPALASGKLRCIGSTTYQEFKASFERDRALSRRFQKIEVGEPSVEDTLLILEGLKSRYEDHHGVKYAADALRAAAELSAKHINDRFLPDKAIDVVDETGAAERLKPEGERTGQVTVTDVENVIAKMAKIPAKSVTASEGVQLKNLEPELKRVIFGQDPAIKSVVDAIKLARSGLRAPEKPIGSFLFSGPTGVGKTELAKQLAQVLGVEFLRFDMSEYSEKHTVSRLIGAPPGYVGFDQGGLLTDAVRKHPYAVLVLDEIEKAHPDLFNILLQVMDHATLTDNNGRKADFRNIILILTTNAGAREMSTKSIGFGDKQTTVDSLRAKKAIENTFTPEFRNRLDGWVLFSGLPPDIILKVVDKEVGLLQKMLEEKRVKLELTPAARAWLAENGYDPAFGARPMARLVDNSLKKALAEALLFGDLKDGGTARFDVEGEGLKLQAVATPKPEAVA; this is encoded by the coding sequence GTGGCAGGACCGCTGATCGCCAAGGCATTGCAGGACAGCTTCCGCACCGCGCTCGAAGAGGCGCGCCGGATGCGTCACGAGTACCTGACGCTCGAGCACTTGTTGCTCGCGCTCACCAAGGACACCCGCACGCGGGAAGTGCTCAAGAGCTGTGGAGCGCAGGTCAAGCGCCTCCAGGAGCGCCTGGAGTCCTTCCTGGAGGAGACGGTCGAACGCCTGCCCGAGGGGGTGGACGCCGAACCGCAACAGACCATCGGCGTGGAGCGCGTGCTGCACCGCGCCGCCATGCACGCCCTGTCCGCCGAGCAGAAGTACATCGACGGCGGAGACGTGCTCGTCGCGCTCTTCCGCGAGGAGGAGAGCCACGCGCTCTACCTGCTCCAGCAGGAGGGCATCACCCGGTTGGATCTGCTCAACTTCATCTCCCACGGCATCTCCAAGGACGGCGAGTCCTCCGGAGAGGGCTCCGCGGAAGGCGCGCCGCGCGGCGTTCCCGCCGGGGATGACGAGGAGGGCGAGGGCGGCACGCGCAAGAGCCCGCTCGAGGCCTACACCACCAACCTCAACGAGGAGGCGAAGCAGGGCCGGATCGATCCGCTCATCGGTCGGCAGAAGGAGCTGGAGCGCACCATCCAGGTGCTCTGCCGGCGCCGCAAGAACAACCCGCTCTACGTGGGCGAGACGGGCGTGGGCAAGACGGCCATCGCGGAGGGACTCGCGCTGCACATCCACGAGGGCAAGGTGCCCGAGGTGCTCAAGGGCGCCACCATCTTCTCGCTCGACATGGGCGCGCTGCTGGCGGGCACCAAGTTCCGCGGCCAGTTCGAGGAGCGGCTCAAGGGCGTGCTCAAGGCGCTCAAGGAGCACCCGGACGCCATCCTCTTCATCGATGAAATCCACACCATCGTCGGCGCGGGGGCCACGAGCGGCGGCTCCATGGACGCCTCCAACCTGCTCAAGCCGGCGCTCGCCAGCGGCAAGCTGCGCTGCATCGGCTCCACGACGTACCAGGAGTTCAAGGCGTCCTTCGAGCGGGACCGGGCCCTGTCGCGGCGCTTCCAGAAGATCGAGGTGGGCGAGCCCTCCGTGGAGGACACCCTGCTCATCCTCGAGGGACTCAAGAGCCGCTACGAGGACCACCACGGCGTGAAGTACGCCGCCGACGCCCTGCGCGCCGCGGCGGAGCTGAGCGCCAAGCACATCAATGACCGGTTCCTGCCGGACAAGGCCATCGACGTGGTGGACGAGACGGGCGCGGCCGAACGGCTCAAGCCCGAGGGTGAGCGCACCGGCCAGGTGACGGTCACCGACGTGGAGAACGTCATCGCCAAGATGGCGAAGATCCCCGCCAAGAGCGTCACGGCCAGCGAGGGCGTGCAGCTCAAGAACCTGGAGCCCGAGCTCAAGCGGGTGATTTTCGGCCAGGACCCGGCCATCAAGTCCGTGGTGGACGCCATCAAGCTGGCGCGCAGCGGCCTGCGCGCGCCGGAGAAGCCCATCGGCAGCTTCCTCTTCTCCGGACCCACGGGCGTGGGCAAGACGGAGCTCGCCAAGCAGCTCGCCCAGGTGCTGGGCGTGGAGTTCCTGCGCTTCGACATGAGCGAGTACTCGGAGAAGCACACGGTGAGCCGGCTCATCGGCGCGCCTCCGGGCTACGTGGGCTTCGATCAGGGAGGCCTGCTCACCGACGCCGTGCGCAAGCACCCCTACGCCGTGCTGGTGCTGGACGAGATCGAGAAGGCCCACCCGGACCTCTTCAACATCCTCCTGCAGGTGATGGATCACGCGACGTTGACGGACAACAACGGCCGCAAGGCGGACTTCCGCAACATCATCCTCATACTCACCACCAACGCGGGCGCGCGGGAGATGAGCACCAAGTCCATCGGCTTCGGGGACAAGCAGACGACGGTGGACTCGCTGCGCGCGAAGAAGGCCATCGAGAACACCTTCACCCCCGAGTTCCGCAACCGCCTGGATGGCTGGGTCCTCTTCTCGGGACTGCCGCCGGACATCATCCTCAAGGTGGTGGACAAGGAAGTGGGCCTGCTCCAGAAGATGCTGGAGGAGAAGCGCGTGAAGCTGGAGCTGACGCCCGCCGCGCGCGCCTGGCTCGCCGAGAACGGGTACGACCCCGCCTTCGGGGCGCGGCCCATGGCCCGGCTCGTGGACAACAGCCTCAAGAAGGCGCTCGCCGAGGCGCTGCTCTTCGGGGACCTCAAGGACGGGGGCACCGCGCGCTTCGACGTGGAGGGCGAGGGCCTCAAGCTCCAGGCCGTCGCCACGCCCAAGCCCGAAGCCGTGGCCTGA
- a CDS encoding oxidoreductase: MSAVATNARNRPLEYEVTVAGVRRETADTVTLSLDFGPERPAYRAGQFINLDPHQFRALGRTAAWLQDKKGRKETARSYSLASAPHEPLVSITVKDEEYISGVTLYPPLLSPYLVHAPLTGSRLRVLGFMGHYVLPDDVEERTDHIVHLIAGSGAVPNFGLIKDALHRGLRPRHTLLCSNKTWADTLFREELEALERAHPERLRVLHTLTRETDESRYGATVRKGRVDEALLEELIPERATCLVYVCGPAITPWDRKKSLETRTPATPRFMETVLGHLHTLGVDDKRIKREAFG, from the coding sequence TTGAGTGCAGTCGCGACGAACGCCCGCAACCGTCCGCTCGAGTACGAAGTCACGGTGGCCGGAGTGCGCCGCGAGACGGCCGACACCGTCACCCTGTCGCTGGACTTCGGCCCCGAGCGGCCCGCCTACCGCGCCGGCCAGTTCATCAACCTGGATCCGCACCAGTTCCGCGCCCTGGGCCGCACGGCCGCCTGGCTCCAGGACAAGAAGGGGCGCAAGGAGACGGCGCGCTCGTACTCGCTCGCCTCCGCGCCGCACGAACCCCTCGTCTCCATCACCGTGAAGGACGAGGAGTACATCTCCGGCGTCACCCTCTATCCACCCCTGCTCTCGCCCTACCTCGTCCACGCGCCCCTGACGGGCTCGCGCCTCCGGGTGCTCGGCTTCATGGGGCATTACGTGCTGCCGGACGACGTGGAGGAGCGCACGGACCACATCGTCCACCTCATCGCCGGCTCGGGCGCGGTGCCCAACTTCGGCCTCATCAAGGACGCGCTTCACCGGGGCCTGCGCCCGCGCCACACGCTCCTGTGCTCCAACAAGACGTGGGCGGACACGCTCTTCCGCGAGGAGCTGGAAGCGCTCGAGCGCGCCCATCCCGAGCGGCTGCGCGTGCTGCACACGCTCACCCGGGAAACGGACGAGTCGCGCTACGGCGCCACCGTGCGCAAGGGCCGGGTGGACGAGGCCCTGTTGGAGGAGCTCATCCCGGAGCGCGCCACCTGCCTCGTCTACGTGTGCGGCCCGGCCATCACCCCGTGGGATCGGAAGAAATCCCTGGAGACGCGCACCCCCGCCACACCGCGCTTCATGGAGACGGTGCTCGGCCACCTCCACACGCTCGGCGTGGACGACAAGCGCATCAAACGGGAGGCGTTCGGGTGA
- a CDS encoding methyl-accepting chemotaxis protein, which yields MSPHAPANQSIGIGPKFVFVTAAVSVAIAVLLSSVATQRLRSGLVESTVREGRVYANGFLTAAERSSSDASSLQSLVDSFRSSEGVAYLYVVDGNNNVLAHSLIGEFPQGLLNLNAVSAEGLSPGQVKVLPQADVSLDGKKVPVADVAVSLSGGRVGVLHVGVKHENVNTQVGELGLTLAMIGLLLVLAGVGAVYFLSRSIVGPLRELTDVAAHIVDSGDLTRPVQVTAAGEVGMLANSFAQMVERLRSVVQNLQQASEALNASTEQLNASSAEQSQTVARQASALQETQVTAQEIRQTSLLAAQKADAVLSVAERADELSRTGEEALEQTLQGLNDIRSQVQEIAQKILELGERTVQIGSITQTVKDLADQSNMLALNAAIEAVRSGENGKGFGVVAREIRALADQSIESTDRVRELLDDIGNSVAIAVRSTEKGQQRMEAGLEQVRTYGKNLRELSTINQDNAAAVRQIAAAVGQQNVGINQITTAVSDLSKMMDETVSRIGATGEAATTLQIISEQLGSAVKTYRV from the coding sequence GTGAGCCCCCACGCACCTGCGAACCAATCCATCGGTATCGGTCCCAAGTTCGTCTTCGTCACCGCGGCCGTCAGCGTCGCCATCGCCGTCCTGCTGTCCAGCGTGGCCACCCAGCGGTTGCGCTCGGGCCTCGTGGAGAGCACCGTGCGCGAGGGCAGGGTGTACGCCAACGGCTTCTTGACCGCCGCCGAGCGTTCCTCGTCCGATGCGTCCTCGCTGCAGTCCCTGGTGGACTCCTTCCGGAGTTCCGAAGGGGTGGCCTATCTGTACGTGGTGGATGGTAACAACAACGTGCTCGCCCACTCCCTCATCGGCGAGTTTCCCCAGGGCCTGCTGAACCTCAACGCCGTGTCGGCCGAGGGATTGAGCCCCGGTCAGGTGAAGGTGCTGCCCCAGGCGGATGTGAGCCTCGACGGCAAGAAGGTGCCCGTGGCCGACGTGGCCGTGTCGCTGTCTGGTGGCCGCGTCGGCGTGCTGCACGTGGGCGTGAAGCACGAGAATGTGAACACGCAGGTGGGCGAGCTGGGCCTCACCCTGGCCATGATCGGGCTGCTCCTCGTGCTCGCGGGCGTGGGGGCGGTGTACTTCCTCAGCCGTTCCATCGTGGGTCCGCTGCGCGAGCTCACCGATGTGGCCGCCCACATCGTCGACTCGGGTGACCTGACCCGTCCCGTGCAGGTGACCGCCGCGGGCGAGGTGGGCATGCTCGCCAACTCCTTCGCGCAGATGGTGGAGCGTCTGCGCTCGGTCGTGCAGAACCTGCAGCAGGCCTCCGAGGCCCTCAACGCCTCCACCGAGCAGCTCAACGCCTCCTCCGCCGAGCAGTCGCAGACGGTGGCCCGCCAGGCCTCCGCGCTCCAGGAGACGCAGGTCACCGCCCAGGAAATCCGTCAGACGAGTCTCCTGGCCGCCCAGAAGGCCGACGCGGTGCTCTCCGTGGCCGAGCGCGCCGACGAGCTGAGCCGCACGGGCGAGGAGGCCCTGGAGCAGACGCTTCAGGGGCTCAACGACATCCGCTCGCAGGTGCAGGAGATCGCCCAGAAGATCCTCGAGCTGGGCGAGCGCACCGTGCAGATCGGCAGCATCACCCAGACGGTGAAGGACCTGGCCGACCAGTCCAACATGCTCGCGCTCAACGCCGCCATCGAGGCGGTGCGCTCGGGTGAGAACGGCAAGGGCTTCGGCGTGGTGGCGCGTGAAATCCGCGCCCTGGCCGACCAGTCCATCGAGTCCACGGACCGCGTGCGCGAGCTGCTGGACGATATCGGCAACTCGGTCGCCATCGCCGTGCGCTCCACCGAGAAGGGTCAGCAGCGCATGGAGGCGGGCCTCGAGCAGGTGCGCACCTACGGCAAGAACCTGCGCGAGCTGTCCACCATCAACCAGGACAACGCGGCCGCCGTGCGGCAGATCGCCGCCGCCGTGGGTCAGCAGAACGTGGGCATCAACCAGATCACCACCGCGGTGAGTGATCTGTCCAAGATGATGGACGAGACGGTGTCGCGCATCGGCGCCACGGGCGAGGCCGCCACCACGCTGCAGATCATCTCGGAGCAGCTCGGCAGCGCGGTGAAGACCTACCGCGTGTAG
- a CDS encoding class I SAM-dependent methyltransferase, with the protein MRKLKQVNHLVGLLRPALEDIQGRHASPVVVDAGSGNAYLGFILYELFFKDAEGGVVLNVEGRPELTQRAKERAARLGFGRMEFQTAHLEGAVWPERIHLLTALHACDTATDDALAVAVQKGADHVAVVPCCQAELAVQLKESKAAVDSTLSLVYQHPWHRREFGSHLTNVLRALTLEAFGYQVTVTELTGWEHSLKNELILGRRVHRDNRQARAKLESLLATYGVRPKLTRLLGVEPAGGAPTTAVTRTPPV; encoded by the coding sequence CTGCGCAAGCTCAAGCAGGTCAACCACCTGGTGGGACTCTTGCGGCCCGCGCTGGAGGACATCCAGGGCCGCCACGCCTCGCCCGTGGTGGTGGACGCGGGCAGTGGCAACGCGTACCTGGGCTTCATCCTCTACGAGCTCTTCTTCAAGGACGCCGAAGGGGGCGTCGTGCTCAACGTCGAGGGGCGGCCGGAGCTGACCCAGCGGGCGAAGGAGCGCGCGGCGCGGCTTGGCTTCGGGCGGATGGAGTTCCAGACGGCGCACCTGGAAGGGGCGGTGTGGCCCGAGCGCATCCACCTGCTCACCGCGCTGCATGCCTGCGACACCGCGACGGATGACGCCCTGGCGGTGGCCGTCCAGAAGGGCGCGGACCACGTGGCCGTGGTGCCGTGCTGCCAGGCGGAGCTGGCCGTGCAGCTCAAGGAGAGCAAGGCGGCGGTGGATTCCACGCTCTCGCTCGTCTACCAGCACCCCTGGCACCGCCGGGAGTTCGGCAGCCACCTCACCAACGTGCTGCGCGCGCTGACGCTGGAGGCCTTCGGCTACCAGGTGACGGTGACGGAGCTGACGGGCTGGGAGCACTCGCTCAAGAACGAGCTCATCCTCGGCCGGCGCGTGCACCGCGACAACCGGCAGGCCCGCGCGAAGCTGGAGTCGCTGCTGGCCACCTACGGGGTGCGGCCCAAGCTCACGCGGCTGCTCGGCGTGGAGCCCGCGGGCGGCGCGCCCACGACGGCGGTCACCCGAACGCCTCCCGTTTGA
- a CDS encoding DUF2378 family protein produces MESPSLRVGTASSFAQPRVPSSVFEGLFIRGLAPHGALARALVAEGYDPRCPEMDYPIGVWKRCVIQARRMVYGELNDADAHRLLGRKLCEGFSETLVGRVAAVALPMIGPARVMERLPRYFAMMGRPDIEFQLVVLNDRERRVCISDVHNRPEFVAGSMEVALERAHVQPIIHVDDRSPQGFRLLVRW; encoded by the coding sequence ATGGAGAGCCCAAGCCTGCGGGTGGGAACCGCCAGCTCGTTCGCGCAGCCGCGCGTCCCCTCCAGTGTCTTCGAGGGGCTGTTCATCCGGGGGCTGGCGCCTCACGGAGCGCTGGCGCGGGCGTTGGTCGCGGAGGGGTACGACCCCCGCTGCCCCGAAATGGACTACCCCATTGGGGTGTGGAAGCGGTGTGTCATCCAGGCCAGGCGCATGGTCTACGGAGAGCTGAACGACGCGGACGCACACCGGCTGCTCGGCCGCAAGCTGTGCGAGGGCTTCTCGGAAACGCTCGTGGGCCGGGTGGCCGCGGTGGCCCTGCCGATGATTGGCCCGGCGCGGGTGATGGAGCGGCTGCCGCGCTACTTCGCGATGATGGGCCGGCCGGACATCGAGTTCCAGCTCGTCGTCCTGAACGACCGCGAGCGGCGCGTCTGCATCTCCGATGTGCACAACCGCCCGGAGTTCGTGGCCGGCTCGATGGAAGTGGCACTGGAGCGGGCCCATGTGCAGCCCATCATCCACGTGGATGACCGCTCCCCGCAGGGCTTCCGCCTCCTCGTCCGCTGGTAG
- a CDS encoding hybrid sensor histidine kinase/response regulator codes for MPVDPMLQSLVAGFSSEAQEVCQKVTMDLLELEREGLDNEALGKVYTRLARHLHTLKGSAASLGLQDLSSIAHKLEDALAPLRKDIKPMPRPMVDMLLHGLDLFLLRAQAHADGRGDALPDPTAALAQLVADAPPPEEAAGNKVEFPSAPAAAPSAAAPVSAPVHAASQASFVQEEDADAGWRVASHQVTALMREVERLREFRMRLEDRLRDISKAVDLLTARELLAPTARARAMLSAVTAGVRSDGHEASDIVDSLEEGLKSITTRPVRTILEPLQRMVRDLSRQLGKASRLSVVGAEVSLDRRLLEKLRGAMVHLLRNAVDHGIEMPDERERAGKHHEGALTLRVEQQGNILFLELSDDGRGVDAAQVRASAERKGLITADEGARMHETQIRDLIFRPGFSTRTDVTDTSGRGVGLDAVRAAVESMQGRIEVVSTKGSGTRFIITIPMELGSSPVLTVRAIDANVGLPMLAVESTQLATQENLRIGRTKTQLDYNGQLVPVSDLGARLGLRASAPPSEGQPLIIVQSGGKRMALAVDSVVGDRDLVIRPLPAEVRDVPSYQGAAILSRGELLLILRPGWVVTDSAPQAVSMPQSRRALVVDDSLTARALHRAMLEAGGFTVHLAASGARALERLQTEEYDVIICDLEMEEMNGTEVIARLRAQPNTRQIPVILVSANDSASARSRGLAAGADGYLSKRECAAGRLLSEVLDVMSRRGAHA; via the coding sequence ATGCCGGTTGACCCCATGCTGCAAAGCCTCGTGGCGGGCTTCTCGTCCGAGGCACAGGAAGTCTGTCAGAAGGTCACCATGGACCTTCTGGAGCTGGAGCGAGAGGGTCTCGACAACGAGGCCCTGGGCAAGGTCTACACGCGGCTGGCGCGTCACCTGCACACCCTCAAGGGCAGTGCCGCGAGCCTTGGTCTGCAGGACCTGAGCTCCATCGCCCACAAGCTGGAGGATGCCCTCGCGCCGTTGCGCAAGGACATCAAGCCCATGCCGCGGCCGATGGTGGACATGCTGCTGCATGGCCTGGACCTCTTCCTGCTGCGGGCGCAGGCCCACGCGGATGGCCGGGGAGACGCGCTGCCGGATCCCACGGCGGCCCTGGCCCAGCTCGTGGCGGATGCGCCGCCTCCGGAAGAGGCGGCGGGCAACAAGGTGGAGTTCCCGTCGGCTCCCGCGGCCGCTCCCTCGGCCGCCGCGCCGGTGTCGGCTCCGGTGCATGCCGCGTCCCAGGCGAGCTTCGTTCAGGAAGAGGACGCGGACGCCGGCTGGCGCGTGGCTTCCCACCAGGTGACGGCGCTCATGCGCGAGGTGGAGCGTCTGCGCGAGTTCCGCATGCGCCTGGAAGACCGTCTGCGGGACATCTCCAAGGCGGTGGACCTGCTGACGGCGCGCGAGCTGCTGGCGCCCACGGCCCGAGCCCGCGCGATGCTGTCGGCGGTGACGGCCGGTGTGCGCTCGGACGGCCACGAGGCCTCGGACATCGTGGACAGCCTGGAGGAGGGCCTCAAGTCCATCACCACGCGTCCGGTGCGCACCATCCTCGAGCCCCTGCAGCGCATGGTGCGCGACCTGTCGCGCCAGCTGGGCAAGGCCTCGCGCCTGTCGGTGGTGGGCGCCGAGGTGTCGCTGGACCGCCGCCTGCTCGAGAAGCTCCGGGGCGCGATGGTGCACCTGCTGCGCAACGCGGTGGACCACGGCATCGAGATGCCCGACGAGCGCGAGCGCGCGGGCAAGCACCACGAGGGCGCGCTGACCCTGCGCGTGGAGCAGCAGGGCAACATCCTCTTCCTCGAGCTGAGCGACGACGGCCGCGGCGTCGATGCCGCCCAGGTGCGTGCGTCCGCGGAGCGCAAGGGCCTCATCACGGCGGATGAGGGCGCGCGCATGCACGAGACGCAGATTCGCGACCTCATCTTCCGCCCGGGCTTCAGCACCCGCACGGACGTGACCGACACCTCGGGCCGCGGCGTGGGCCTGGACGCCGTGCGCGCCGCCGTGGAGTCCATGCAGGGCCGCATCGAGGTGGTGAGCACCAAGGGCAGCGGCACGCGCTTCATCATCACCATTCCCATGGAGCTGGGCAGCTCGCCCGTGCTCACGGTGCGCGCCATCGACGCCAACGTGGGTCTGCCCATGCTGGCCGTGGAGTCCACCCAGCTGGCCACCCAGGAAAACCTGCGCATCGGCCGCACCAAGACGCAGCTCGACTACAACGGCCAGCTCGTGCCGGTGTCGGACCTGGGCGCCCGCCTGGGCCTGCGCGCCTCGGCGCCTCCCTCCGAGGGCCAGCCGCTCATCATCGTGCAGAGCGGAGGCAAGCGCATGGCGCTCGCGGTGGACTCGGTGGTGGGTGACCGCGACCTCGTCATCCGCCCGTTGCCCGCCGAGGTGCGCGACGTGCCCTCCTATCAGGGCGCGGCCATCCTCAGCCGTGGCGAGCTGTTGCTCATCCTCCGCCCCGGCTGGGTGGTGACGGATTCCGCCCCCCAGGCGGTGTCCATGCCGCAGAGCCGCCGGGCCCTCGTGGTGGACGACTCGCTCACCGCTCGCGCACTGCATCGCGCCATGCTGGAGGCCGGTGGTTTCACCGTCCACCTGGCCGCCAGTGGCGCGCGCGCCCTGGAGCGTTTGCAGACGGAAGAATACGACGTGATCATCTGTGACCTGGAGATGGAGGAGATGAACGGCACCGAGGTCATCGCCCGGCTGCGCGCTCAGCCGAACACCCGGCAGATTCCGGTCATCCTCGTCTCGGCCAACGACAGCGCGAGCGCCCGTTCGCGCGGTCTGGCGGCCGGAGCGGATGGCTACCTCAGCAAGCGCGAGTGCGCCGCGGGCCGTCTGCTCTCCGAGGTGCTCGACGTGATGAGCCGTAGGGGGGCCCACGCATGA